One genomic region from Ornithinimicrobium flavum encodes:
- a CDS encoding NAD(P)/FAD-dependent oxidoreductase — MSVPVPTPHRVLVIGSGFGGLFATKALKDPAVAVTVVARTGHHLFQPLLYQVATGILSEGVIAPSTRDVLAGQANATVMLGDVERVDLAARTVTTRAAGRGMTYDYDSLIVAAGADQSWFGNDDFARHAPGMKTIDDALELRGRIYGAFELAELAAAAGRADDVRRLLTFVVVGAGPTGVEMAGQLAELSRRTLRKEFRHIDPSSARILLVDAADAVLGSFGEDLAEKTEEDLTRLGIEVKLGQKVIGVDEEGVVLEDDDGIRSHIPAETKVWAAGVQGNPLGRQLAEQSEAELDRAGRVRVAPDLTLPGRPEVFVVGDLAAVDGVPGVAQGAIQGGRHAADQILRRLRGEESGQPFVYHDKGSMATISRFRAVMKRGNLELTGYPAWAAWLAVHLFYIIGFKSQLTTLMHWAVSFLGRDRSERTVTEQQVLARLALEYLGEDFPHRGRS, encoded by the coding sequence CACCGCGTCCTCGTCATCGGGTCAGGCTTCGGCGGTCTCTTCGCCACCAAGGCCCTCAAGGACCCGGCGGTGGCGGTGACCGTGGTCGCCCGCACCGGCCACCACCTGTTCCAGCCGCTGCTCTACCAGGTCGCCACCGGCATCCTCAGCGAGGGTGTCATCGCCCCCTCCACGCGCGACGTCCTGGCCGGTCAGGCCAACGCCACGGTGATGCTCGGCGACGTCGAGCGGGTCGACCTGGCGGCCCGCACCGTCACGACGCGTGCGGCGGGGCGCGGCATGACCTACGACTACGACAGCCTGATCGTGGCGGCGGGGGCCGACCAGTCCTGGTTCGGCAACGACGACTTCGCCCGCCACGCCCCCGGGATGAAGACGATCGATGACGCGCTGGAGCTGCGCGGGCGGATCTACGGCGCCTTCGAGCTGGCCGAGCTGGCGGCGGCCGCCGGTCGGGCGGATGACGTTCGCCGCCTGCTCACCTTCGTCGTCGTCGGGGCCGGTCCCACCGGTGTCGAGATGGCCGGGCAGCTCGCCGAGCTGTCCCGCCGCACCCTGCGCAAGGAGTTCCGCCACATCGACCCCTCCTCCGCGCGCATCCTGCTCGTGGACGCGGCGGACGCCGTGCTCGGCAGCTTCGGGGAGGACCTGGCCGAGAAGACCGAGGAGGACCTGACCCGGCTGGGGATCGAGGTCAAGCTCGGGCAGAAGGTCATCGGCGTCGACGAGGAGGGCGTGGTCCTGGAGGACGACGACGGCATCCGCTCCCACATCCCGGCCGAGACCAAGGTCTGGGCCGCCGGCGTCCAGGGCAACCCGCTGGGGCGCCAGCTGGCCGAGCAGAGCGAGGCCGAGCTGGACCGGGCCGGCCGGGTCCGGGTGGCCCCCGACCTCACCCTTCCGGGACGCCCCGAGGTCTTCGTCGTCGGGGACCTGGCCGCGGTCGACGGTGTCCCGGGGGTGGCCCAGGGGGCCATCCAGGGCGGCCGGCACGCCGCCGACCAGATCCTGCGCCGGCTGCGCGGGGAGGAGAGCGGCCAGCCCTTCGTCTACCACGACAAGGGCTCGATGGCCACGATCTCCCGCTTCCGGGCGGTGATGAAGCGGGGCAACCTGGAGCTCACCGGCTACCCCGCGTGGGCGGCCTGGCTCGCGGTCCACCTCTTCTACATCATCGGCTTCAAGAGCCAGCTGACGACGCTGATGCACTGGGCGGTGAGCTTCCTGGGGCGCGACCGCTCCGAGCGCACCGTCACCGAGCAGCAGGTGCTCGCCCGCCTGGCGCTGGAGTACCTCGGCGAGGACTTCCCGCACCGCGGTCGGTCCTGA
- a CDS encoding GNAT family N-acetyltransferase, which translates to MPHVRAARLADLDPLTLFALLRLRVDVFVVEQACAYPELDEVDTDPRTEHLWVDVDGEPVATLRTFVDAAGTHHLGRVATATAHRGRGYASALVEEALRRTGSRAVHIGAQTYLERWYERFGFRRSGTDYLEDGIPHLPMVRDGDAAG; encoded by the coding sequence ATGCCGCACGTCCGCGCCGCGCGCCTGGCCGACCTCGACCCGCTCACCCTCTTCGCCCTGCTGCGGCTGCGCGTGGACGTCTTCGTCGTCGAGCAGGCCTGCGCCTACCCCGAGCTGGACGAGGTGGACACCGACCCGCGCACGGAGCACCTGTGGGTGGACGTCGACGGCGAGCCCGTCGCGACCCTGCGCACCTTCGTCGACGCCGCCGGGACGCACCACCTCGGGCGGGTCGCCACCGCGACGGCGCACCGCGGCCGGGGGTATGCCTCCGCCCTCGTCGAGGAGGCGCTGCGCCGCACCGGGTCTCGGGCGGTGCACATCGGGGCCCAGACCTACCTCGAGCGGTGGTACGAGCGGTTCGGCTTCCGGCGCAGCGGGACGGACTACCTGGAGGACGGCATACCCCACCTGCCGATGGTCAGGGACGGCGACGCCGCGGGGTGA
- a CDS encoding PHP domain-containing protein: MSQPAPLEPVDALRRIAYLLERNRAESRRVEAYRRAAAIILPLGEEEVRRRVASGTLTELAGIGPSTSAVIEQTVAGRVPDKLAELEAANVGPLVEGGEPMRTLLRGDLHTHSDWSDGGSPIQEMVAAAMEVGHDYLALTDHSRGLRVANGLSADRLRKQLGVVDAVNAVTAPGFTLLRAIEVDILDDGELDQEEDLLAQLNLRVASVHSKLRMGSEAMTRRMVAAVRNPLTTVLGHCTGRRVMPRRGDRASRSGGSVRPPSTFDARAVFEACVESRTAFEINSRPERQDPPGELLNLAIELGCCFAISTDAHAPGQLDFLDLGCERAVRHAVPPERVINTWPVEELLEWARP, translated from the coding sequence ATGAGCCAGCCCGCACCTCTGGAGCCGGTGGACGCGCTGCGCCGGATCGCCTACCTGCTCGAACGCAACCGGGCGGAGAGCCGCCGGGTGGAGGCCTACCGGAGGGCCGCAGCGATCATCCTCCCGCTCGGGGAGGAGGAGGTCCGTCGGAGGGTCGCGAGCGGCACCCTGACCGAGCTGGCCGGCATCGGACCCTCGACCTCGGCCGTCATCGAGCAGACCGTCGCGGGCAGGGTGCCGGACAAGCTGGCCGAGCTGGAGGCCGCCAACGTCGGCCCGCTCGTCGAGGGCGGCGAGCCGATGCGCACCCTGCTGCGGGGGGACCTGCACACGCACTCGGACTGGTCCGACGGCGGCAGCCCCATCCAGGAGATGGTCGCCGCCGCGATGGAGGTCGGGCACGACTACCTGGCGCTCACCGACCACTCCCGGGGGCTGCGGGTCGCCAACGGGCTCTCCGCCGACCGGTTGCGCAAGCAGCTCGGCGTCGTCGACGCGGTCAACGCCGTCACCGCCCCGGGCTTCACCCTGCTCAGGGCGATCGAGGTCGACATCCTCGACGACGGCGAGCTGGACCAGGAGGAGGACCTCCTGGCGCAGCTGAACCTCCGGGTCGCCTCGGTCCACTCCAAGCTGCGGATGGGGTCCGAGGCGATGACCCGCCGGATGGTCGCCGCCGTGCGCAACCCGCTGACGACCGTCCTGGGGCACTGCACGGGCCGTCGGGTCATGCCCCGCCGGGGTGACCGGGCCTCGCGGTCGGGCGGGTCCGTCCGCCCGCCGAGCACCTTCGACGCCCGCGCCGTCTTCGAGGCCTGCGTCGAGAGCCGCACCGCCTTCGAGATCAACTCGCGCCCCGAGCGGCAGGACCCGCCGGGCGAGCTGCTCAACCTCGCGATCGAGCTCGGCTGCTGCTTCGCGATCAGCACCGACGCGCACGCCCCCGGGCAGCTGGACTTCCTCGACCTGGGCTGCGAGCGGGCGGTGCGTCACGCCGTCCCGCCGGAGCGGGTGATCAACACCTGGCCGGTGGAGGAGCTGCTGGAGTGGGCCCGACCCTGA
- a CDS encoding iron ABC transporter substrate-binding protein — protein sequence MIRRSTRTLTLVAATFTLGLTACADDGSQDTGSTEETAGSGSDGATSTEAAGGTDGDGTVTLYSGRNEDLVQPVLDQFTSETGIEVEVRYAGTAEMAAQLLEEGDNSPAEAFLAQDAGALGAVGDLLQPLPQETLDLVSDTYESADGTWVGLTGRSRVLVYNKDAVAESELPDSVAELTGEEWQGRVGLAPTNASFQSFVTAMRVLEGDDVARQWLADMAANDPEIRERNGVIVADVDAGAIDTGLVNHYYLYELADERGVAPEELSAALHFFPSGDTGALVNISGIGLVGEQADGDAQALVDYLLSEAGQTYFVENTYEYPMIEGIEPPAGLPALDELETPDIDLNDLEDLQTTIEMITEAGLL from the coding sequence ATGATCCGCCGCAGCACCCGCACGCTGACCCTGGTCGCCGCCACGTTCACCCTCGGCCTCACCGCCTGCGCCGACGACGGCTCGCAGGACACGGGCAGCACCGAGGAGACCGCGGGATCCGGCTCCGACGGCGCGACCTCGACGGAGGCCGCGGGCGGCACCGATGGTGACGGCACCGTGACCCTCTACTCCGGCCGCAACGAGGACCTCGTCCAGCCGGTGCTCGACCAGTTCACCTCCGAGACCGGGATCGAGGTGGAGGTCCGCTACGCGGGCACCGCCGAGATGGCGGCGCAGCTGCTGGAGGAGGGTGACAACTCGCCTGCCGAGGCCTTCCTCGCCCAGGACGCCGGCGCCCTCGGCGCGGTGGGCGACCTGCTGCAGCCCCTCCCCCAGGAGACGCTCGACCTGGTCTCCGACACCTACGAGTCGGCCGACGGGACCTGGGTGGGTCTCACCGGGCGCTCCCGCGTCCTCGTCTACAACAAGGACGCCGTCGCCGAGAGCGAGCTCCCCGACTCGGTCGCCGAGCTCACCGGCGAGGAGTGGCAGGGCCGCGTCGGCCTCGCGCCGACCAACGCCTCGTTCCAGTCCTTCGTCACCGCCATGCGCGTGCTCGAGGGTGACGACGTCGCCCGTCAGTGGCTCGCCGACATGGCGGCCAACGACCCGGAGATCCGCGAGCGCAACGGCGTCATCGTGGCCGACGTCGACGCCGGGGCGATCGACACCGGCCTGGTCAACCACTACTACCTCTACGAGCTCGCCGACGAGCGGGGGGTCGCCCCCGAGGAGCTCTCCGCCGCCCTGCACTTCTTCCCCTCCGGCGACACCGGGGCCCTGGTCAACATCTCCGGCATCGGGCTGGTCGGCGAGCAGGCGGACGGCGACGCCCAGGCCCTGGTCGACTACCTGCTCTCTGAGGCCGGTCAGACGTACTTCGTGGAGAACACCTACGAGTACCCGATGATCGAGGGCATCGAGCCCCCGGCCGGCCTCCCCGCCCTCGACGAGCTGGAGACGCCCGACATCGACCTCAACGACCTCGAGGATCTCCAGACGACCATCGAGATGATCACCGAGGCGGGTCTGCTCTGA
- a CDS encoding ABC transporter permease, with protein MALLPLAYLLLRTLQGGLPAWWEAVATERVAVLTGTSVLLAAVVTTACLLIGVGGAWLVTRSDVPGRRLLAVLLALPLAVPSYVAAFTWVSVADLWAADPGTRFEGFTAAAVVLTLYTYPYVYLPVAAALVRVDPSQEEVARSLGHGPLQTLLTVTLPQVRPAIAGGGLLAALYVLSDFGAVSILRLDTFTRAIFTAFSVGFNRSLALTLATLLVLLTLAILWGEGRTRRAGARFTAPQAVRPARALQLGVWRWAGSAALTAVVLAALGVPALSLARWILAGTSVADAWGRLGDAAAGSLTVSLLGAALTMLLALPVGILAARHPGLLPRTLERAAYLAHSLPGVVVGLSLVFFGVTVALPLYQTTWMLALAYATLFLPLGVTAVASAAAQAPPALEETAASLGTTPVQVFRRVTVPLTLPGIGAGAALVFLTAMKELPATLLLRPTGMDTLATRLWSATGIGRYAEAAPYALVLVALAAVPTWLVVRRTGILPAAGPTEPTVAVPADRHPLDPDLTAAGGPDLLTGVKA; from the coding sequence GTGGCGCTGCTGCCGTTGGCCTACCTCCTGCTGCGCACCCTGCAGGGCGGCCTGCCCGCCTGGTGGGAGGCCGTCGCCACCGAGCGGGTCGCCGTCCTGACCGGCACCTCCGTCCTGCTCGCGGCGGTCGTGACCACCGCCTGCCTGCTCATCGGGGTCGGCGGCGCCTGGCTGGTCACCCGCTCGGACGTCCCCGGCCGCCGACTCCTCGCCGTGCTGCTGGCCCTGCCGCTCGCGGTCCCCAGCTACGTCGCCGCCTTCACCTGGGTCTCGGTGGCCGACCTGTGGGCGGCCGACCCCGGCACCCGCTTCGAGGGCTTCACCGCCGCCGCGGTCGTCCTCACCCTCTACACCTATCCCTACGTCTACCTCCCCGTGGCCGCCGCCCTGGTGCGGGTCGACCCGAGCCAGGAGGAGGTGGCCCGCTCGCTCGGGCACGGGCCGCTGCAGACGCTGCTCACGGTCACCCTGCCGCAGGTGCGTCCGGCGATCGCGGGTGGCGGGCTGCTGGCCGCCCTCTACGTCCTGTCCGACTTCGGCGCCGTCTCGATCCTGCGGCTCGACACCTTCACGCGGGCGATCTTCACCGCCTTCAGCGTCGGCTTCAACCGCTCGCTGGCCCTCACCCTGGCCACCCTGCTGGTGCTCCTGACCCTGGCCATCCTGTGGGGCGAGGGCCGGACCCGCCGCGCCGGGGCCCGTTTCACCGCCCCCCAGGCGGTCCGCCCCGCCCGGGCGCTGCAGCTGGGGGTATGGCGCTGGGCCGGCTCCGCGGCCCTCACGGCGGTCGTGCTCGCCGCCCTGGGTGTGCCGGCGCTGTCCCTGGCGCGCTGGATCCTGGCCGGCACGTCCGTCGCCGACGCCTGGGGACGTCTGGGGGACGCCGCCGCGGGCTCGCTCACGGTGTCCCTGCTGGGTGCGGCCCTCACGATGCTGCTGGCCCTGCCCGTGGGCATCCTGGCCGCCCGCCACCCCGGTCTGCTGCCCCGCACCCTGGAGCGGGCCGCATACCTCGCCCACAGTCTCCCGGGGGTCGTGGTCGGCCTGTCGCTCGTCTTCTTCGGCGTGACGGTCGCGCTGCCGCTCTACCAGACCACGTGGATGCTCGCCCTGGCCTACGCCACCCTGTTCCTCCCGCTCGGGGTCACCGCCGTCGCCTCCGCGGCCGCCCAGGCGCCCCCGGCCCTGGAGGAGACGGCCGCCTCCCTCGGCACCACCCCGGTCCAGGTCTTCCGGCGGGTGACGGTGCCGCTGACCCTGCCGGGCATCGGGGCGGGGGCGGCGCTGGTCTTCCTCACCGCGATGAAGGAGCTGCCCGCCACGCTGCTGCTGCGCCCGACCGGCATGGACACTCTGGCCACCCGGTTGTGGAGCGCGACCGGGATCGGGCGCTACGCCGAGGCCGCCCCCTACGCCCTGGTGCTCGTCGCGCTGGCCGCCGTCCCCACCTGGTTGGTCGTCCGCCGCACCGGCATCCTTCCCGCCGCCGGGCCGACCGAGCCGACCGTGGCCGTGCCCGCCGACCGGCACCCCCTTGACCCGGACCTGACCGCCGCCGGTGGTCCTGACCTGCTGACCGGAGTGAAAGCATGA
- a CDS encoding ABC transporter ATP-binding protein: MTLMTIPEATHEVAAPRGGTPAVEIVGVGKAFGPVTALSQVDLTLEEGDFLAVLGPSGCGKTTLLRCMAGFERIDAGRIALGGRAVALPGIHLPPHRRHVAVVPQEGALFPHLSVAENVGFGLSRRSRGRARRIEESLELVGLAGLSARMPHELSGGQQQRVALARALAPRPPLVLLDEPFSALDASLRVELRHDVRAALREAGATAILVTHDQGEALSMADRVAVMRDGEIRQVGTPVEVYGSPVDAWVATFVGEADLVDLPVGGWGSEDDEVASTPLGPVRVVRPASGRDCTRLVVRPEQVLLEEVAQVGRGADGPGHGVVTAVDFHGHDALVTVELADGTAVHARTGAHPPAVGTPVHARIVGDCRAVPDGGLGPLPQPAPLNVPSHG, from the coding sequence ATGACGCTCATGACCATCCCCGAGGCGACCCACGAGGTCGCGGCCCCCCGCGGGGGGACCCCGGCCGTGGAGATCGTCGGGGTCGGCAAGGCTTTCGGACCCGTCACGGCGCTCTCCCAGGTGGACCTCACGCTGGAGGAGGGTGACTTCCTGGCTGTGCTCGGGCCCTCCGGCTGCGGCAAGACCACGCTGCTGCGGTGCATGGCCGGCTTCGAGCGGATCGACGCGGGACGGATCGCCCTCGGTGGTCGGGCCGTCGCCCTGCCGGGCATCCACCTGCCGCCGCACCGCCGGCACGTGGCGGTCGTCCCTCAGGAGGGCGCGCTCTTCCCGCACCTGTCGGTCGCCGAGAACGTCGGCTTCGGGCTGTCCCGCCGGAGCCGGGGCCGTGCTCGACGGATCGAGGAGTCCCTGGAGCTGGTCGGGCTCGCCGGGCTGTCGGCGCGGATGCCGCACGAGCTCTCCGGCGGCCAGCAGCAGCGGGTGGCCCTCGCCCGCGCCCTCGCGCCGAGGCCACCGCTCGTGCTGCTCGACGAGCCCTTCAGCGCCCTCGACGCCTCCCTGCGGGTGGAGCTGCGCCACGACGTCCGGGCCGCGCTGCGCGAGGCGGGGGCGACGGCCATCCTGGTCACCCACGACCAGGGTGAGGCCCTGTCGATGGCCGACCGGGTCGCCGTCATGCGCGACGGTGAGATCCGTCAGGTGGGGACCCCCGTCGAGGTCTACGGCTCGCCGGTGGACGCCTGGGTGGCGACCTTCGTGGGTGAGGCCGACCTGGTCGACCTCCCCGTCGGCGGGTGGGGCTCGGAGGACGACGAGGTGGCGAGCACCCCGCTCGGGCCGGTGCGGGTCGTGCGCCCGGCCTCCGGGCGCGACTGCACCCGGCTCGTGGTGCGCCCCGAGCAGGTGCTGCTCGAGGAGGTCGCCCAGGTCGGACGCGGCGCGGACGGCCCGGGCCACGGCGTGGTCACCGCCGTCGACTTCCACGGTCACGACGCCCTGGTCACCGTGGAGCTCGCCGACGGCACCGCGGTGCACGCGCGCACCGGGGCCCACCCTCCCGCGGTGGGCACACCCGTCCACGCCCGCATCGTCGGCGACTGCCGCGCCGTGCCGGACGGCGGGCTGGGCCCGCTGCCGCAGCCGGCCCCGCTGAACGTCCCCTCGCACGGATGA
- a CDS encoding DUF4442 domain-containing protein, whose translation MSSAVQQVGRVKALATHHRTLQHGMNLWPPFLFSGIRVERMSPDLRTVRVRLRRLPATTNYVGTLFGGSLFAMTDPFWMLMILRNLGPAYVVWDKAAEIDFIAPGRASVTATFELTQDVLDEIVTAAADGEKVLRWFAVDVITADGTVVARVRKQIYVRRRR comes from the coding sequence ATGAGCTCCGCGGTCCAGCAGGTGGGGCGGGTCAAGGCCCTCGCCACGCACCACCGGACCCTCCAGCACGGCATGAACCTCTGGCCGCCGTTCCTCTTCTCCGGCATCCGGGTGGAGCGGATGAGCCCCGACCTCCGCACGGTGCGGGTCCGGCTGCGGCGGCTGCCCGCCACGACGAACTACGTCGGCACCCTCTTCGGCGGGTCGTTGTTCGCGATGACCGACCCGTTCTGGATGCTCATGATCCTGCGCAACCTCGGGCCCGCCTACGTGGTCTGGGACAAGGCGGCCGAGATCGACTTCATCGCCCCCGGCCGCGCGTCGGTCACGGCCACCTTCGAGCTCACCCAGGACGTGCTGGACGAGATCGTCACCGCCGCGGCCGACGGGGAGAAGGTCCTGCGGTGGTTCGCGGTCGACGTGATCACCGCGGACGGGACGGTCGTGGCGCGCGTGCGCAAGCAGATCTACGTGCGCCGGCGGCGATAA
- a CDS encoding protein-L-isoaspartate O-methyltransferase family protein, which yields MPWWPTRRTSPGPPSQDPVARAFAAVPRQDFLPPAQRWRADHDGPIDIGHGQTNSQPVTVAAMLRLLDVRPGQRVLDIGAGSGWTTALLATLVGPGGRVLGLERVPELARWGAENLRAHAAGRADLGDASLEPADPEELGRSAEAPWDRILVSAMTRELPESLVDQLSDEGRLVCPVDGQMLLVRRDGAGRTVSRHGAYRFVPLVEP from the coding sequence ATGCCCTGGTGGCCGACGCGACGGACGAGCCCCGGGCCGCCGTCGCAGGACCCGGTGGCCCGCGCCTTCGCGGCCGTGCCGCGTCAGGACTTCCTGCCCCCGGCCCAGCGCTGGCGGGCCGACCACGACGGACCGATCGACATCGGCCACGGTCAGACCAACTCCCAGCCGGTCACCGTGGCCGCCATGCTCCGGCTGCTCGACGTGCGGCCCGGTCAGCGGGTGCTCGACATCGGGGCGGGCTCGGGCTGGACCACCGCGCTGCTCGCGACCCTGGTCGGGCCGGGGGGGCGGGTGCTGGGCCTGGAGCGGGTGCCCGAGCTGGCCCGGTGGGGTGCCGAGAACCTCCGCGCCCATGCCGCGGGGCGCGCCGACCTGGGGGACGCGAGCCTCGAGCCGGCCGACCCCGAGGAGCTGGGCCGGTCCGCCGAGGCACCCTGGGACCGGATCCTGGTGTCGGCGATGACCCGGGAGCTCCCCGAGTCCCTGGTCGACCAGCTCTCCGACGAGGGGCGGCTCGTCTGCCCCGTCGACGGCCAGATGCTGCTCGTGCGACGCGACGGTGCCGGCCGCACCGTGAGCCGGCACGGCGCCTACCGCTTCGTGCCCCTCGTCGAGCCCTGA
- the fgd gene encoding glucose-6-phosphate dehydrogenase (coenzyme-F420), whose amino-acid sequence MTPQLRIGYKASAEQFCPRELVELGVAAEAAGLDSAFVSDHFQPWRHEGGHAPFALSWLTAVGERTSTIVLGTSVLTPTFRHNPAVMAQAFATMACLYPGRIILGVGSGEALNESASGGLTGDWPDFKERFARLRESVRLMRALWAGERVSFEGDHYSTTDATIYDVPEDGVPVYVAAGGPTMAKYAGRMGDGFICTSGKGMDLYTEQLLPAVEEGLSLSKDPGRVFGRMIEIKVSYDRDPALALENTRFWAPLSLTAEQKHSVTDPVEMQRLADELPIEQVARRWIVASTPDEVVEQVRPYVAAGFDHLVLHAPGHDQRRFLEQYAEDLAGPLRALEGPPA is encoded by the coding sequence ATGACCCCCCAGCTCCGGATCGGCTACAAGGCGTCCGCCGAGCAGTTCTGCCCCCGCGAGCTGGTCGAGCTGGGCGTGGCCGCGGAGGCGGCCGGGCTGGACAGCGCCTTCGTCAGCGACCACTTCCAGCCGTGGCGGCACGAGGGTGGCCACGCGCCGTTCGCCCTGTCCTGGCTGACCGCGGTCGGCGAGCGGACCAGCACGATCGTGCTGGGCACCTCGGTGCTCACGCCCACCTTCCGCCACAACCCCGCCGTGATGGCCCAGGCCTTCGCGACGATGGCCTGCCTCTACCCCGGTCGCATCATCCTGGGCGTCGGCTCGGGCGAGGCGCTCAACGAGTCCGCCAGCGGCGGGCTCACCGGGGACTGGCCCGACTTCAAGGAGCGGTTCGCCCGGCTCCGCGAGTCGGTGCGGCTCATGCGGGCGCTGTGGGCCGGTGAGCGGGTCAGCTTCGAGGGGGACCACTACTCGACCACCGACGCGACCATCTACGACGTGCCGGAGGACGGTGTCCCGGTCTACGTCGCCGCGGGCGGGCCGACGATGGCGAAGTACGCCGGCCGGATGGGCGACGGCTTCATCTGCACCTCCGGGAAGGGCATGGACCTCTACACCGAGCAGCTGCTGCCGGCGGTCGAGGAGGGCCTGTCGCTGTCCAAGGACCCCGGACGGGTCTTCGGCCGGATGATCGAGATCAAGGTCTCCTACGACCGCGACCCGGCGCTCGCCCTGGAGAACACCCGCTTCTGGGCCCCCCTGTCGCTGACCGCGGAGCAGAAGCACTCCGTCACCGACCCCGTAGAGATGCAGCGCCTGGCCGACGAGCTGCCGATCGAGCAGGTCGCGCGCCGGTGGATCGTCGCCAGCACCCCGGACGAGGTGGTCGAGCAGGTCCGGCCCTACGTCGCCGCCGGTTTCGACCACCTGGTGCTGCACGCCCCGGGGCACGACCAGCGACGCTTCCTCGAGCAGTATGCCGAGGACCTCGCGGGTCCGCTGCGGGCCCTGGAGGGTCCGCCCGCCTGA